The genomic interval cttttattctgaaggcaggataatagggttttattgtgaaggggaacttcctgtccttgaccggaagagtgagctttgaccccgctagttttactaattggcttagccaacagaactgctgcatcctttgaactgaccaatggaactaacctttaggtgtgaattcatttgcatgaccatactaatagccgagcatttgttctggggacatggttctactggtctggagactcgaaacagccccggtctgtggctccctgggagctgcactccgtctgtggagagttcctcctttctggccccacgatcgtgaacgctacatgagtattatctttgccattaaatattgttaaactttaactcgaatcctgaatttcctgcggccacgggacccggagatttgaacacgaatcttacaatttggtgaccaccgacgtgagctgctgtggcctcgtggctgaggaactgggcccgctAGATCCACGCCATTCCACATcatggccaactcattatcggtaagcttggaacctgtttcatcgaatcctgcatagcttaatatagacactttagcgtgtggattggtgcggagcttgttggaccaggctaaaacatttagcgtgaaaacacgacatagaataaggactaagctaggtccgtggtgaagatgatgctcatttagtgtttttatgtttgttttgttttgtactgttaaatgtgtgtatttctgttgtgagtcgcacgagcatattgaacgagactggttacgcgaagatagtgccgcattgttcctaaagagttgaagtccgtgagaacggcctgccggagtttatttatttaaactccccacagtgaggagttagtgagcgttacgTAGAAGCTATTCGCCATAATCTATTGTCCGCTAAGAACATTTTCCCCTTAGactctttagggacgcacattgaatttaacgtccagtagtccacaatagataaatcgttccgcgacgcgactgattagcagcgtggagggttcaaTTCCCCCGGCGAAGACCggcgcaagaattgatatggattattgtaagaaataagataaataagttaccgtgataaaccagttgttacaaacaggtctgtagagtgaagagagcaagagccccacctaccttgggaccgcttgggacagttttctatgcagtacagcgtgctattgttgtaaatactgtaaatatatatatatatatatatatatatatatatatatatatatatatatattccataattagaagagacaagcacagggaagacaggataagggtagaatagaatcccacttataccattttgagcccctgatgaataagtagttaatactttttgagaaaagagaggaaaaaggagacagaggacacagacaaagggttataaaataaccatttttttCCCTGTAAGACCACATGTGGGTCACAAGTGTTTAGAATACACGTCTTTGCCAGTCGAGAGCCATTCaccatcaggtttgacacctagtggttgaaccccccccaccccccatggagtgccctagggattaaccttattggcaccatcgtgttgaatagtgaaagaggacagtgataaaccactgatgcattattctttttgatttaagtattgccagtttattacagcaattgattttctcattattgcCAGTTTTTGGATTAagagtaattgatttatcgtttactttactcatgattgtcggattttgattaagacatatcgtttgatttctcatcattaccggttttgattaaaagtaattgttttatcttgcttttctcataattggcggttttggttctcatgccatttgtttttcattattgacgattctttgattaaaagtaattgttttatcgtttgcttttctcataattggcagtttttgtgatcatatcatttgcttgtttatgctgggcggttaaaagtaattgttaaaaatgtgcttaaaatgacgttttttcccattgatttggttgaaacgcaggagaagcctgtataagcgtagaacagagttccgtttataccaatgggcccctgttaaataatttgcttattaaaagtacacaggagaagcctgtataaagtgttggacagagtcccacttataccgattgggcccctagtgattcattagcataaaataacaagtttttcccatttttgacagctgaaggctgtatcatttgctttgtgcttggctgtgtggactgtacgtaatcgttgttccatttgcataaagtaacacattttttccatttttgtcTAAATTGACATTGTCCTAATTGCAGTGTACAACCTTATTCCCTCTAACCTATTATTGTCCAATTGCCGTGTATAACTTTTGTCCCTTCCTAACTGGAATAtttttcccaatcgcatcacacttgcacgttagacacatagtgtgaaaatatttaattttttaatttattcaaaaaaattaatttttaattttttggatacattttaatctgaaattttatttttccttctacatttacatttccttatataaagccagtcagtacccgattctcggaaaatgtcgagccaacttcaatcaagactccggtcgcttggattgaagacatcctctatgctgctatgaacctgatagttcaagccaaagactgaataagaagctgaggaaatatgttcagcaatgtcataccgagggtttacttgacgtaacaaccctggaggggcccacagaagaccagaagttactctgatgagagtgctcaagctgagagacaaacagagaggaaaattggttcacgtcccgatcagcagacgtcaccagaaccaatgaagccattgtgtaggcaagactgccacgacatggcatagcagtgaatgaagacaacactgcttggaggtgccaggaagaagcaacaccccgaaagaccccaaagaagaaacaaacaggaataaagagctgtcaatggagacagcccctgtacttctgccatcagcccccgttcccaccccttccatctatcccataatatgttaataccctcccccgtacgcccacagcccacttaaaagagaagctccacacaccatggccccagtagagagactattaggaggcagtgtagagtttgactccacagaaagcacaacagtcgcagacctgatgaacaaggtcgcacagctgcagagggcattagctggccgagaaaagggcagagaaagggatgctagacaaagtcagcaaagagaggaggaagacagggacctaatgagaagagaattatggtggaagaaagagagggaaagaaaggcagaggaaggtgaactgtcacaagcagagctgtcagaacagggtaaagacaacgtcagtccatcacattaccattaagaaaggcagaggaggaagcccgggagaggcgccaagtcatgacctccccaattcagagtgtcccaatagatacaaataggagataggtcccacccagataccactccctcgctcattaacgccatccctaaccgaacaacaggcgatggacgcatatggactgcgtcctggtggcaccccacctccagctcagagcccccacctccagctctgagcctccattctaAATCGCATGGCTAACTGCGACACCTCAGCGAGAAGAGGAGCCAAATCAAGGCcccaaccccctccacccccatctcacaagaagaggagccctgcttgacctttccggtcaattaactgtgccttgcaactggcgcagaggaggagacagcctccaagacagcagaggaggagacagcctccagggatcacgacaacacctcccgaggagagcaaaggaatgcataagctacaagcctccaccacgacacagtcagatgtcagtggcagcaacaagcccagtgtgctgtgaagaagaagaggaaaatgccagattcaggcacctatcatgacattgagcaatggcacacctcaatacaagccatataatcccagagatactcccaacatggccaacctagccagcatcaagctaaagtcagatgaagaagccatggtgtacctgaagaaagcagctgacgcctgggaatcagctacaggcaccagacatgacaggaacctgacatacctgaacatgtggaaggctgctgtaatagcaggtctcccggACAAGTTGAGTCGTGAGCAACATACGATGGGCATAAAGATGCCACCTTTGAAGTGTgcaagaaacacatcacacaccacatcactcagcaccacgaggatgatgaagaagaaaaggcaaccaaagatgagctgtcaatgagactcctgaagctacagatagcaaaagaggacacagaggctgccaagcacggcccacaagcgcgaaagcagatggctgctgttagcaacctcgtcgtccagatccaggaagcagtgggcaaagccctggaccaatataaagaagaggagaaaagacagagacaagtccagaggatccagaagagacaggtggcgagaaccttgtcgtatctgtgacagacttgggcacagggctgaggaatgttacagtcgcTCTGATGCAGCTATAGGCAGAGGAAgctcacaaagaggaggatttggacgacacattccaaaccagaaccagatgcctgcaagaatagtgcaggatgaagattatgtggatcttctatgaagaggcccagagggcccggcgcagtgaataatggttccaaatgggcaagaacctatcatcacctgtgccatagatgccatggattatgacacaacatccatatgtcatgccagaagatccctaccgttgcacctacaactacgccgtcgcctaagaagaaaaggagggtgaaactgaagtcatcagaacagaagccataattgtaggaaaagaaggagttgcagctgaatgtttactgtctgcagaccaacgagactggtatgcactgcaacctgactctgcccctcacatcacactacTGATCAGAGCAGGTCATGAAGCAAGAAATATTGGCCCCATGATGGAGAGTCTCAAAAGAGAGGTGGATTCCTaccaaatccccatatctgtcccacacCCCCAATGGTGATTATTGGAGGATACAGCAACACTCGTATTTCAAGGGACAACTCCAACAAcaacttgacagaaatcatggaagggaacactcgaaccatccctccactgatgaaatgttggaagaagtgccaccacaaatatggtcaagaggagactatgatgttggccacaccactcaacataacgtggtaatgactttgaaaccagatcaagacacggtctggcgctatcaatatccgctgcaacaagaacaaagagatggcattctagagacaatatgaagcaggcttactcatcgacgcagagtccaactggaatacacagatattaccagtccaaaaatccggtaacagaggctggagaatggttcatgacctaagaaccatcaacaaagccacaattgcacagaacattcaagtgccaaacccgtaatgccacaaggctacagagatagcccgggtttgttcaatgcagccctgaagcaagacctcaaagacttcatattaccggaagacacagtacatggatgatctgctgttagctgcaccaactgcagcaatttgtcttagagtgacgaaagaccttctaatgctgttaaccaaagcaggttatgaggtgaagcgctcaaagactcagattgcaaaaatgcagtgtcattcctgggacaactgatctcaggGGACTCGTAcgctctgtctgcgggacagaggtaggccattttgagtgcagctaaaccaaagacagtacaagagatgctgtcattcctgggcctaacaggctacagtcgacactacgttcctgacttcacgtctctcacacagccactcagagacataactgaagcaggaagccgaaacatgaaagccctgctcacatggacaaatgatgcagaagaggcattcgcaaagaccaaacaagaagttggctaagcctcaaagctgtctacacctgaccacaacaggcccttccaccttgatgtttctgaatcaagcgggatagtctccgctgttttgtttcagaaaaaggagggaggagagagacctgatgtacgacagctcgaagttagaccacatcgaaaaggtcaaaacaggttgcacaagacacttggcagtcccgaaaagagcaattgagaaaactgctcatgttgtgatgtgtctcgagctcaaggtcaacacagaacatggagttcttgcctagttgacctcaagtgcattctcgatgacaagataagatttcaaaagtcttacaacagctacatatcagtctcatacgagccaaacgacatggccgatggacttaatgtgaagatggaaatattgccgcatactcagtcgtgcagcaacaagagaaaagacattcaaccatttctgcggaaatcatcgcacagccagcatctgcacagctagcagaagtagtggcattgacaaaagtacaaaagtcaattgaagcaattactgagagccatcctgctaccacgacacgtagcagtgatgaagtgtaaaggacaccagaccacaaagacaaaagtggcagaaggcaacgaagccgctgacctcgcagcaaagaaggcagcaggctatgtgaaacaaaggacagacatagccgcaccggaactcccaaaactcggaatagaagacatcaagctcatgcagaaagaagcagagcagagcagaatcagtggacacacaatggagccgtgcaaaagaaaggactctggagatcacatgatgggcatagtggcacctgcaaggatgtgtcaaggactcatcaaacaggcacatggtccctctcacgtgaatcccaaaagaacagaggaggaagtttctatcctctggtggcatccccgtatgactgagatggtgaaactctatcaccatgaatgtcccacctgcaatgattttagtatgaaaagaccatacagatgtccccaaggagagttcccagtgccagatgctccattcaaagaaatatgcatcgactacaccgatatgggtgcagaaaaccggaagagaggtttcagatacctactcgtgatgatcgacagatacaccagatgtgtggaagcgatcccctgcaagaaagaagactcaaagacagtcttaaaatggccgaagaaggaactcatcccgagatatgaagttccaaggagaatagggtctgaccacggcacacactttgcaaacaaacacttacaagaggtggaaagacacctaggaattacacacgcacacggagcagtctatcacccacaatcacagggtatagtcgagagggctaatcggacgattaagtcaaagatagctgaaatatgtcatggcacaaaatacctagctgcaaatatttttgagaagaaatgagagatttcattttctctttcagtaggtgttcgagcaagagaggagagccagacgaataccagctcgcaatcagatcctagcaggatttgaaatagttgaAAGAACATAGagtgatcaattacatttaatataatccgcagagatgaataaattaagagataaataatttaaaatagatgggattggacgagtaattaagactccgttggacaacagaagcgcatttaatagttgattcctcccacgggtgagaagctgttcctcacacggagttcgagattgctaatctgatccttgataatttagtttgagattgctaatctgatccttgataattcagtttgagattgctagtccgaacctggataattcagttccttaagaaataatttttgagatcatttttgagaagattaaaagaaaacatagaaatagaatgactacttctcagacatgttggagaattggttcgggaaatatgaaattatttccaaatatatttcagatatccaactttagttagagccggcgcagaaagccgctctgtgtgttttaattctctcccacagctacactcgtctctccatcgtcgaccttcattgtgtacctggctgcctgctgtgatggacctcaccaacagatgagccagtcacagaggagtatcgtgcatctttaacacattgattcaaattataataaatcacagaagtatgatgataataaaataaatatagtgtttgaacttgctgttttccttttactcgaggaaatcgaggaatggaggaatgcagaggaggagaccatggaggagatgagcatgcagagagaggagaccatggaggagatgagcatgcagagaaaggagaccatcaagaagatgagagtgcagagaaagaagatgcacatagacatatgcacagatagacacatatctgatcacaacactcctagactttagttactttgcagagcagggtcaaaaggagggagtgatattgttttttcttccacaggtattgataataaagattgtattacagtgatgtttacagtgcggtgaaataaaatccaatacaagttgtttatactatggaatagtataaaaggagggactgttaggttgtagtggattttatatatttgcacatgtagataagagaagtttatgttttaatttaatacataaagaaagatatgataattaatttgggatattatgaggaatattctggaggaatgtattatgaaacataagagaggatcactgttttattattctgttttaatgacaaatgtaatgattaactgtatgatgcatgagaatgaatgaatgttttattgtttagacaatagttaaaatggatgccgattgaaacctaatgtgttgcttttattcggaaggcaggataatagggttttattgtgaaggggaacttcctgtccttgaccggaagagtgagctttgaccccgctagttttactaattggcttagcgaacagaactgctgcatcctttgaactgaccaatggaactaacctttaggtgtgaattcatttgcatgaccatactaatagccgagcatttgttctggggacatggttctactggtctggagactcgagacagccccggtctgtggctccctgggagctgcactccgtctgtggagagttcctcctttctggccccacgatcgtgaacgctacatgagtattatctttgccattaaatattgttaaactttaactcgaatcctgaatttcctgcggccacgggacccggagctttgaacacgaatcttacaaagTCCATATATCAGGACTAACGAATAAACAAAAGGttatgcttcttctttttttcacattgtACAGGTCACAATTCAATAAAAGTTGGAATCTAGGACTCACCATGCTGTTGAGATCTGAATCCTCATAGCTGTCACAGGGATGCGTCCTTGCCCCCCCAAGGGGCTCAAGACCATCCTCATCCCACATGTAGGTTTCACCAGAGCTGTTGGAGGGTGACAGCTCCACAGATGAAGCCTGAAGGACATCACTCTGGTCTGAAGACAACACCAGTGGTCCCTGGGAGTCCTGCATGGGGCTTTCTTCTTTATGCCCTGCAGAAGATATATAAACGCTGTGCTAAACAACTGACACAAATGtaacacacatttttacaagaattttctttcaaatcttttttttttttacctgccaGATCCATAGAGTCCCAGTCAAGGGTCTCAATGAGAAAGCTGTGTAAGCGGGTTTGAGTAGTCCTGGCAGCTTTTCTGTTGTCAGGCAGGTCTTCATCATTGAACAAATCTCCCACACAGTCAAAGTCATCAAGAAACTCTTCACTGGTGTCGCCTCTGTCtagagaggaagtagaagaTAAGGACATGTCCTCCAGAGTCTCGCCTGCTGTCTGGCCAGAGCTCTTCCTAAGCCCACCACTCCCGACTCCTTTTCCTGCTCCAGAGCTTCCatcactgtcactctgtaagTCTGCTTTGTCACCCTCACCAGTCCGCTCAATGTCTATTGCTATCCCTAATAGCCCGGCACATTCAACGGCAGCTGAAGGTCTGATATCCACCTTGACCCTTCCTGGAAAAAGATTATTCTGAAGCTTGGCCTGCCCAGATCGAGCCAGCCTGAAGCCCAAAGCCCCCCCACTGCTTCCCAGTGATTTGGTCAGGACACAACTGGGGAGCAGTGGCTTCCTCAAAGCGTTGGGAGTGTTGGGTGCTGGAGGGATCGAGAGGGTGGGCAGAGAGGAGGCAGCTGAAGGCGGTCTACTGTACTGAAGTCCTCCACCAAGACTTCCTGAACATCCAAGGCTGCCATTCAGGCCTCCAAGTCCTAAACCCACTCTACCATTGCTCAGCTGAGGGGGTTTTAGGTAACTACTGCGAGGAGGCCGGAGCTGAGTGTTTGCGAGAGGCTTGGCTAGCTCCACAGCTCGGTTAAAAGAGAAGGACCGTGTCATGGGCTGGTTGGTGGGCGAGGGGATCTGCTTAAAGTGAGTGAAGCTGTTCGACCGCACCATGTTGTCCTGTGCCATGGTCTTCAGGCTGTCACTGGACTGGGACAGGCTGTCTTGAGAGCTACTTCTGGGAGAGCTGGGGTCAAACCTTGGCCGCACAAGGCGGGACTCTGACCCGGCTCGAGCAGGAATGCTGGAACCGTTATGGCCCATTTTAGGACCTCCGTTCAGTGGGCTTTGGCCTAGATTGGTCCCTACTTTGGGACTCATCGTCAAGGATTGCTTTGGGATGGCTTTGGGACTGGAGACGGCCACCATCAAAGCACCTGACCTCCGCATCTTGGGTGTCGCCGGAGAGCCATTCTTTACCTCCTTTGCCAAGGAGGGAAggtgtgtctgagccttgtcttCAACTCCATCTCCAGGGCTGGCTGGGGTGGTGAGGCTCGAGGGGGTCGTCCCCTCATCTCTCTTCCATTTCAGTGAAAAAGGAGAGGCACGGACCACACCATTTTGGCGTGTTCCTGGGGTCTTACCATCCTGGGTAGGGGTGGTTGGCTGTGTAGAACCATTGGTCAAAGGGCTAACGCCACCAGTTGAGGAGCGTCCACCGAACTTAGGCAGTCTAGATACCATGGCAGACTTGGTGGGTGCTTTTTCTTCCATTGGATGCCAACAAAGGCATGGAGAAACATGGAATCACACTCAACTGGggaaagaatacaaaaagatgATTAGATTTAAGTGTCCATGATTTGACTTGGGACACACTGACAAGCAGCTTTACATCTTTAAGTGGTTTTAAAATAGTCCTGTTGATGACATACAAACACTACTATGAGAAGTTCCATTACAGGTTGAGTGAAAGAAGAAACTGTTGAAagttgaaaacacacaaattcagtcagacacacaagcacacgcattTGTGAAGGTTTGCCCTTATCTGTAATGGTTTTATAAATATCTGTAAAGAGAAGCAGTAATACTGTCAAATCTCATCCTGTCCACCTCCTGCAGTGGTTGTATGT from Cyclopterus lumpus isolate fCycLum1 chromosome 15, fCycLum1.pri, whole genome shotgun sequence carries:
- the ccser2a gene encoding serine-rich coiled-coil domain-containing protein 2 isoform X1, with translation MEEKAPTKSAMVSRLPKFGGRSSTGGVSPLTNGSTQPTTPTQDGKTPGTRQNGVVRASPFSLKWKRDEGTTPSSLTTPASPGDGVEDKAQTHLPSLAKEVKNGSPATPKMRRSGALMVAVSSPKAIPKQSLTMSPKVGTNLGQSPLNGGPKMGHNGSSIPARAGSESRLVRPRFDPSSPRSSSQDSLSQSSDSLKTMAQDNMVRSNSFTHFKQIPSPTNQPMTRSFSFNRAVELAKPLANTQLRPPRSSYLKPPQLSNGRVGLGLGGLNGSLGCSGSLGGGLQYSRPPSAASSLPTLSIPPAPNTPNALRKPLLPSCVLTKSLGSSGGALGFRLARSGQAKLQNNLFPGRVKVDIRPSAAVECAGLLGIAIDIERTGEGDKADLQSDSDGSSGAGKGVGSGGLRKSSGQTAGETLEDMSLSSTSSLDRGDTSEEFLDDFDCVGDLFNDEDLPDNRKAARTTQTRLHSFLIETLDWDSMDLAGHKEESPMQDSQGPLVLSSDQSDVLQASSVELSPSNSSGETYMWDEDGLEPLGGARTHPCDSYEDSDLNSMDILNNLDPPGSGDLDDDDLMLDVDLPEDGLHDADRMSHLERSERAGRQGQRRRHHRWNGPDHFYNDSRAHVVQHYDGLKASRISSTPVPSEGRQVGYKAMLDELTLKHMTQDCSLLKNQLLRLKTLLQLEDTESPADVPEEAEDNTTASQTEELIKEVQLLREELRSRDKTIAQLTFQCQQLQQQQQHQREQMPAQGWPVRCQCHHQRAPSSLRQSDGPMDKRMQHHYDKATQTSWRPPSLAPQVLQPFNPCLNEHLHQRRQVKTPPTEGHSDLTGCRSAEGTRMDNERPLEDLMADVSGPANPDNRSHLSTHLRRPGSGAPQGVTARDGPTSAAQSAAQHEPKAPAVIAQSFVTPKSAGSTSPRMLQPPRLHKRVSLTSLETGGTGGFASLKPGCSLRPLANRTEQLPPPSRGPSCFNTGPRVQAPSPSRTSLLQPRRASQPSRDLWCSNSNPEEPDRGTLEDPGSAKILIPLSRSCLPKPKIP
- the ccser2a gene encoding serine-rich coiled-coil domain-containing protein 2 isoform X2 — its product is MEEKAPTKSAMVSRLPKFGGRSSTGGVSPLTNGSTQPTTPTQDGKTPGTRQNGVVRASPFSLKWKRDEGTTPSSLTTPASPGDGVEDKAQTHLPSLAKEVKNGSPATPKMRRSGALMVAVSSPKAIPKQSLTMSPKVGTNLGQSPLNGGPKMGHNGSSIPARAGSESRLVRPRFDPSSPRSSSQDSLSQSSDSLKTMAQDNMVRSNSFTHFKQIPSPTNQPMTRSFSFNRAVELAKPLANTQLRPPRSSYLKPPQLSNGRVGLGLGGLNGSLGCSGSLGGGLQYSRPPSAASSLPTLSIPPAPNTPNALRKPLLPSCVLTKSLGSSGGALGFRLARSGQAKLQNNLFPGRVKVDIRPSAAVECAGLLGIAIDIERTGEGDKADLQSDSDGSSGAGKGVGSGGLRKSSGQTAGETLEDMSLSSTSSLDRGDTSEEFLDDFDCVGDLFNDEDLPDNRKAARTTQTRLHSFLIETLDWDSMDLAGHKEESPMQDSQGPLVLSSDQSDVLQASSVELSPSNSSGETYMWDEDGLEPLGGARTHPCDSYEDSDLNSMDILNNLDPPGSGDLDDDDLMLDVDLPEDGLHDADRMSHLERSERAGRQGQRRRHHRWNGPDHFYNDSRAHVVQHYDGLKASRISSTPVPSEGRQVGYKAMLDELTLKHMTQDCSLLKNQLLRLKTLLQLEDTESPADVPEEAEDNTTASQTEELIKEVQLLREELRSRDKTIAQLTFQCQQLQQQQQHQREQMPAQGWPVRCQCHHQRAPSSLRQSDGPMDKRMQHHYDKATQTSWRPPSLAGALPTPLLSPWQAQHQGLTRTSMPQRRQTSSTTAFQPLPQRAPPPEKTSKNSPHRGPQ